Within Sorghum bicolor cultivar BTx623 chromosome 2, Sorghum_bicolor_NCBIv3, whole genome shotgun sequence, the genomic segment CATGCTGAAATTTGTTTCCAACTTGTTGGATGCACTAAAACCACTGCTATTTATCAGAACTGTTGACATGCATTTCTCAGCAATGATTTCATTCTGGGTACAGAAAGTTCATGCTATGGCCATAGAGTACTGACCTATATTTTTTATCAGTTTTTTGGTAAAAATGCCTGTTAATGTTTTTCTATCCAATGAAGAAACATGTTGTAAAGTGGTTCAGCTTCTGTACGTATCGTGAATTTAGGATTAGCTTAGTTTTTGGACATTTTGTGCAATAGTTGTGTAAGCTTGTCAACTGTGGAACATACTGTATTTACTGGTTGTTTTCTACTTTTCTGTAGTCATCTGTGGCTCAGCGTGGATTGTAAATTAGCATTTCTGACTACTTGGGAAAATGCAGTGAACGCCATTTTAAAATGTGTTGTGAAGTCCTTGACATCCATATGACTAACCAGTGTAGAATTACAAATACTTgtctaggatttttttttttgcaatgttTCCAGTTTGCTCATGTTTGCTGAAGTTTGAGATTGTTTTATTGCATGACTGCCCCAGTCCCACTAAATTTTAATTGTGCCATTTTAGCCAATTGTGCTACTACGATGTCAGTCTGATATTGTATGTTACTGCAGGAATCCCCCATAGCATGAAGTTCAGCACTAATGAATGatgattattttttttttgtgcagGGCTGGTGAGCTGTCATCAGATGAGCTTGAGCGCCTCATGACTGTAGTTGCCAACCCTCGCCAGTTTAAGGTCCCTGACTGGTTCCTCAACAGGAAGAAGGATTACAAGGATGGTAGGTTCTCTCAGGTTGTTTCCAATGCCCTTGACATGAAGCTCAGGGATGACCTTGAGAGGCTGAAGAAGATCAGGTCAGTCTATCATCACGTTTTTCTGTTATTAATTATTGTTGATTGATGCTGTACTGCTATACACAAGTTAGCATGCACACATATTTATTGTCATGACACTGTTGAAAATATTAGTTGCATTTTCCTCTGTTAGTGCTGTTTATGTTTTCCATAATTGTACAAAGCCATTGTCTTTGTGGTGAAAACAAATCTTTGTTTGAAACTGTTATCTGCTCTTCACACAGAATATGCTTGTGATTCGAAGATCTGTTTTACTGTTGTGTTTGTCATATGACACAAAAACCTTGTGTTATCCAGGAACCACCGTGGTCTGCGTCACTACTGGGGCCTGCGTGTTCGTGGCCAGCACACCAAGACCACCGGGAGGCGTGGAAAGACTGTCGGTGTGTCAAAGAAGAGATAAGCTCCTTGAGGCATATTGGTCTTATCTTGAGTTTCTTTTGTATGCAGACATTTGTGCTTTGATATGCCACAGGATGTTTATTATCTGTAGGATAG encodes:
- the LOC8060714 gene encoding 40S ribosomal protein S18, producing MSLIAGEDFQHILRLLNTNVDGKQKIMFAMTSIKGVGRRFSNIVCKKADIDMNKRAGELSSDELERLMTVVANPRQFKVPDWFLNRKKDYKDGRFSQVVSNALDMKLRDDLERLKKIRNHRGLRHYWGLRVRGQHTKTTGRRGKTVGVSKKR